CCCAGGAAGGCATTTTCGCCGATGATCGCGCCTAGTTTATCGCGCCCACTATCGACGCGCTGCCCCTTAACCATACTGGGTACCGGGCCATGGTCAATGCGCAAGTTGGCGGTGGTACATCCGGCACTGAAGTTCACATTCTCCGCAAAGACGCTATCCAGCACACGGCAGGCATGCATCTGGCAGCCATCTGCTACATAACTGCGGGCAACCTCTGTTGTGAAGCCGACGTTGCAATGATCCAGCACCATACTGGAACGGACCATCGCATTATTGCCAACGACGGTATTGCGGCCTATATAAGCTGGGCCGACAACCGCCGCACCTGGGAAAATCTTCGCGCCGGAGCAGATGACCACATCGCCAATGATGGATGCTGTTGGGGCGATATAGGCATCGCCTGCCACTTCCTGGCCCTTAATCTGCGATAAAAAGGCATCCATGATCGAGAGCGTGTGCCAGGGGTATTTTAAAGCGTCCCAGCGGCCTTTGTATGGCACGACAAAATAGGGCGACGCTTTCATGAGGGCATCCATTGCACGCTCATAATGATCATCGCCTGGTTTATTGCTGGCGTATTCGGTGCGGATGGCATCGTATAACTTAGCTGCGCTGCTGTGGATATGCGCGACGAAGCTCACCAGGTTGCTGGGTTCGTTGCCTGCACCTGGCTTTTCGACAATGCTGCTGATGCGCCCCTCCTCGTCAACGACAAGGTAGCCCCCTGGGAAGTAATGGTCCATTTCGCACCCGGCCAGGTAGGTTGCTTGTTTATCGGCGCGGTAGCGCTGCAACATGTTGATATGTAAGGCATCATCCACCACATCATGCACCTGATTGATGTAGATCGCGCGGTCAGCCTCGCCTAGGAGGGGCTCTGTGCGCAGGATGGCATCCCCCATACCCGTTGCCTCTGGCTGGATAGCGACCTGCACGTGCATATCATCTTTCAGCGAGGCCAGCATCTCCCGGATCAGGTCTTCGTTATCCGGGTTGCCGACGATAATCGCCTCATGAAAGCCGAGCGACTCGAAGCGGCGCAGTTGACTGATGAGTAAGGGTTCTTCCCCAAAGCGCAAAAATGATTTTTCTCGCAAGGGCCACATCCGTGACGAAGCACCCCCTGCCAGGATAATGAGTATGGGCGTATCGGACATGCCGTACTGCTCCTTAAAAATGGCACACGACTAAACAAATGGGTTGTCGTTGGTTCTTTTGTGTACGATTGCTTGAATGTGGCGTCATTTTACTTGCCTTGGGATTATCTGCCCAGGCGTTTATTGAATAGAGAATTAAATCGATAAACGTCAATACACATGGTCGCAATCAAGTCTTACAATGTTGTCAGATCGTATGATAAAGCCACACTGGGGATAATTAGGGGACAAAAGAGCCAAAAACAGTGGTTTATCATAGGATTATCGTCATAGTATGGAACACAATACCCCCTATGTTTAGGGTATTGTGTATAATCAATTCACGGCATGATAGATAAATAATCATCTATCGATGTGATCGACCACGTTTTATCATAATCAACGTGGGATCTATTGGGGAATTATGGCATGAACAATGCACATTTAGCCAACTTTTTGCAGTTGGCAAAACGCGTAACACAGGCAGAACGCGGCCTCGTCGTTGATGGCAGCGAAACTGTGGTGGCAATGGTGGGGCTTGATGAAGATACGCTCCAGACGGGCAATTTACAAACGCTCATCCGGCAGACAGTTCGTGATGCCCTTGACGAAAACAGAGCCATCCTGAGCAACAATATCATTCGGGACCCATCCGAAGCTCCGGATACAAACACAGCCTTTCGCAATCTCCGCTTGATGGTAGGCATCCCGGTGGGGCATGGGGGTGTCGTTTATCTGGATAAACAGGTTCGCAATGGCGTCATCTTGCGCAAAGACATCGAGCAGTTGCAGCGGTTTGGTCAATATCTCATCGAGCATGAGCTGACGGGCATGGATGCGGATGCCATGTACGAGCACTATCAGCAGATGAACGCTCCCGCCAGCTAGAAGCGCGCTTTCGTATCAGCCTGGATATATTGCTCATAGTTATTAAGATGCGTTTAATGCCCCATTACGGGGCATTTTTATTCTTCGACAGTGGGGAGGTTACGTGGCTGCGGGATGCCCTGGAGGATTTCGTCGATGATCGCAGCAGTACGTTTGCTGTACAGCCACACCATACCCGCTTTGACGTCTGCGTTGCAGATCACAGCCAGCGAGACGGTATAAGGCCCGCCAAATTCAATGATGTACACGCCGTTGAGGTCGCCTTCAAAGTAAGTGGAATGAAACTTCGTTTCTTCTAGCAGGCTGGCGAGTGATTGCTGTGCGCTATGGTCGATGCTCAGAGCCTGAGTGAGAATTTGCAGGTCATAATCATCAAGCGTCCCTGCCGCGCCGACCATGTTGCCTTCGGAATCAATCAGGCCCACAAAACCGGCTTTCACATGTCCCAGCAGACGATTCAGCTCGACATTAATGCGCTTGAACTGGTTGCGGCTCAGGACCAGGGCGACGGGGCGCGTACGTGGGTCCAGCCGCTTGGCGCGGTCACGGGCGAGATGCTCGTTATTCGGTGCTTCTTCTACCTGCTGATGCCCGTTCAGAGCGCGTTTAATCTCTAGCTGGCGCTCGATTTGCATCAGCACGAACGTCATATTCAAAGGCTTATATAAATAGTCGACAGCACCCAGACGGAACACCGCGACAGCGCTGCGTGCGCTCAGGTCATCATCAATGACGATGACGCGTGCATTTGGCCTCAAACCACCGACGACAGCCAGTAAATCCATCCCGCTCAGGTCTGGCAGTTCAGCTTCTGTGATGACGAGGTCAAAGTCCGTGAGCAATATTTCGCTCAGCGCTTCTTCGAAGTTAACCGCTTCAACTGTGGCATAACCGCCGGCCTCAGTCAGCGTATCGCTAAGTTGATCGCGTAAGATTTCGTCCTTGGCGACAATGAGGATGCGTTCGTTTTTTCGTTGCTTCATACGGATACTCCTGCACGCCCATCCTCCGAAGGGGGCGGCTGCCGCTCTTGTGTCGAACTCATTAAAGGAGCTAATAAAGGCCCCGGTGCGATTAATTGGATAAGTGCGTTTTCGTAACTGGCGACTTCTTCAAAGGCTGGTGCTGCCCCCGCCACACTGCTAATAGCATGACGTGGGACGTAAATCACCTGCTGAATTTCATCCACGATCAAACCCACATGGGCCTGATAAGCTTTACACACGATGAATAGTGAATCGACACTCACCTGACGTGCACCCATCTGCATCAGCAGACGCAAATCATAGACGGGTAGGGGCGTGCCATGTCTGTTCGCAATACCCAGTAAACCAGCCTGTGCCCCGGGTGCTTCGTTTAAAGCCACGATGGCGCTGACTTCTACTACGTCTGTTACGCACATCGCGTAGCGTCGTCCAGCCAGCATAAACGTTAGCAAGGCAATATCTGTTGTTTTTTCAGTTGCCATGCTCGTCGTCATGGTTGTGACTGTCCTTAGTGATTAATTGTGTATCTGTGCCTTCTTAGTCCACGATCCACATAATCATAACGATGGTTGGCGCTGGCGCTTGCACCAGCACAATCTCGTCCACAAGATCGCCCATTTTGGATTTTAAGGCGACGAGGACGTTATTCGCAGAGACGCCTTGTAACCAGGGGGTCTCTGTAGAAATTTGCAGGCCATCCTTGATGCCATCTAATACCCCATTGAGGTTGATGGTATGGGGTTCGCCTGTTTTCAGGACAAGTTCCGCCAGGGTTGCAGCGGCTGTTGCGAGTTGGGCGCGGTGTGCCGGAGAAAATCCTAGCAGGCTAGCGGCACGACGCGTGGTATCGCGCACAATCATAATATCCATGCTATCCTCGACCTGTACGTGCAGGACAGGAGGACGCATCTTATATTGTGGAGGTGTGTGCGCTTCGTGGCTCATGTCAGTGTGTTTCCTATACGCGTCCATCTTGTTGCATTACTCTTCCAGTAGTCCCAGCTCTTGCAGGGTTTCAATTAAATGCTCTGATGCGAAAATGTCTTTTGGGATGTAATCGTCGGCCCCAGCGCGCAAGCCGGACATCGTGGCTTTCGGTCCTGCCTTTTCCGTCAGCATGATGACGGGGATATCCTGGGTACCTGGGTTGCGCTTCAGCCTGCGACAAACCTGGAAGCCATCCATCGTCGGTAATTTGACATCCAGTACGACCAGCGCAGGTGGATTTTCCATTGCTTCGCGCAGCCCATCCGGGCCATCATAAGCCACACGTACGCGTAAGCCGACGCTCTCCAGCATTTCTGCGATCTGGGCGGCTTGCGTTTTGCTATCTTCTACGAGCAGTACTTCTAGCACTGTGAAAACCTCATCAGGTATGTTGCGCTTTCTTTATTTTATAGCACTTTCACTATTTCAGACGGTAGATTCGACAAGCTTACCGCTTTCTCAACAGCACCCACGCGGATCGCCGCTGCTGGCATACCGAATACCGTACTGCTGTATTCATCCTGGGAGAATGTGTAAGCGCCGCGTTCCCGCATCGCCAGCAACCCCAGCGCGCCATCATTCCCCATGCCTGTCATGATGACACCCACCGCGGCGGGGCCACAACTGGCGACGATGGATTTAAAGAGGACATCAACGGAGGGCTTATATAATTGCCCATATTCTTCTTCAGAAAGGCGGGCGACCAGCTTGAGGCCGTGGCGCTCTACACAGAGATGGTGTGTCCCCGGCGCGATGATAACCTGACCAGCGCGCAGCTCCTGGCCTTGTTGGGCCACAGTGACTTCCAGCGGTGTGACATGGGAGAGCCAGCGGGCCAGCCCTGGGATAAATTCATGCGGCATATGCTGGACGACGACAACGGGCACATGCAGGTTAGTGGGCAGGTTCGTCAGTAGTTGATGTAGGGCGCGTGGGCCGCCCGTGCTCGTGCCAATGGCGATAATTTCTGGCTGAGCACGCATCGCCAAAGGCGTTGATGCCGTGAGCGATTGCTGAAAGCGTTCTCGGCGAGCGACAACTTTAACTTTCGACATGGCGCGTAATGTGGTGATGAGCTGCTGCCTTTGTTGGTCAAAATTGGGATGATTGCGGCTGCCTGGTTTTGGCAGAACGGCAATCGCGCCGCTATCCAGCGCCTTAAAAGAAAGCTCAATATCATCTTCTAGCAGCCCGCTTACAACGACGACGGGAATCGGCTTTTGGGACATAATCTGTCGTGTGGCTTCCAGGCCATCCGTACGCGGCATTTTGATATCCATTGAGATGATATCCGGATGCAGCGATTGGGCCAGTGCAATGGCTTCTAGTCCATTGCCAGCATGACCAATCACCCGTAAATCCGGCACCTCATCAATGAGATCCGTCAGATATTGCCGTTGTGTAGGGCTGTCGTCCGCGACTAGAACCCGTGTGATGTTGACCATCGTTCACCTATAGCATAATAAATTGACGAAAAGGCGATCACTGAAAAACCATTAACAGAAAATTGATAATCATGAATACATTATGAGGCATAGTTACGGAAAATTAATGTTAGAAAGTCGTTTCAGTTTCTTAAGGGTTTCTACTGAGTTCATTATTGTTTGTATTTTTAGGCACAAATTTTTTATGATTGACGGCTTAGTGCCTATCTGAGGCCAAACACTCAAGATAGTGCGCGAGATAAGGCGCTATAACACGCTCTGGATCGTTTCCAACAGTTCTTGCTGGTCAAAGCGTGATTTCACCAGATAGGCATCGGCCCCGGCTTGTAAGCCAGCCTCTCGTTGGGCCGGTTTCGTCAGCGACGTCAGGAGCACAAACGGAATGTTGCGCGTGTGGGGATGGCTCTTCACAAGGCGTGCCAGTTCCAGCCCTGTGAGATAGGGCATTTCCACATCGCTGATGATGACGTCCGGCTGGGATTCTGCCAGCATCTCCCAGGCTTGCTGACCATGGATCGCCACCTGAACATCGAAGCCGACAGCTTCCAGAATGTTCTTTTCCAGGGTGCGGGTCGTGATTGAGTCGTCGACGATCAGCACGCGCAGCCGCTCTGGCACGTTTTTATGCGGCAGCCCACGCGGTGCACGCTTAGCGCCCAGCATCATGCCCGTTGCACGCCGGACCAGATCATTAGCATCCAGGACGAGCAGCACCTCCCCAGAACCAAGCAAGGCCGCTCCCGCGATGAAATACAGGTTCGCCAGTTCTTTACCGAGAGGCGTCAGTACCAGTTCCATCTCGCTGTACAGGCCGTCTACCTCAAAGGCGACCATACGCTCCGCCAGTTGCAGGACGATGACATTCACCACATCACCACGTTCCGCCGAGCCTGGTGTACTGAGCAAATCACCGAGCTTGACGAGCGGCATCGGGTGCTCATTGAGCACGACCATTTCTTTGCCTTCCGCGGTATAGATTGCGGTGCGGGGCAGGCTCTCCATGCGGTTTACCATGACAGAAGGTACAGCATAGGTTTCTTCGCCCAGATGGAGCAGAACCCCACGAATGCGCGTCAGCGATACAGGCACATGCAGCGTGATGGTCGTGCTTTCGCCACTGATGCTCTCGACTTCGATGCGTCCGCGTAAGCCCTCAATGCGCGTGCGTACGATATCCATGCCCAGCCCACGGCCACTGATCGCCGTAACTTGGTCATTTGTAGAAAAACCAGAATGGAATACCAGCATACGAGCGTCAACATCGCTGAGTGTTTCCAGTTCTGCGATGCTGATAAGGCCCATTTGGAGCGCTTTTTTCTTGATTCGTGCGACATCAAAGCCGCGCCCGTCATCGCTGATAACGATGACGATTTCACTGCCACGTTGCAGTACTTTCAGGCTCAAGTGCCCGGTCGGTGATTTGCCATTGATTGCGCGCGTGTGTGTATCTTCCAGGCCATGATCAACGGCGTTACGCAGTAGATGCACCAGAGGGTCTTTCAGGGCATCCAACACCGTTTTGTCGATTTCGACTTTGGCCCCTTCGATATGCAGGTCTATTTCTTTGGATTGCTCGCGGGCAATGTCGCGTACCATACGATGAAAGCTGCCCGTGATTGCCTCAAATGGCATCATCCGCAAAGAAGCCACATCATTTTGCAGCATATCCGCCAGCGCCGTGAGCTGCATATTATCCTGGGCCACACGCTGATCAAGCTGGGCTAATTGGCGCGCCATCTGGGAGAGGCTGCGCTCGTTATTTTCCATAAAGCGGATGAGGGTGACGACTTCTGAAGAAAGGTGACTGCCCGGTTCTTGCTCTCGGCGCATCATGCGGATGTAAGCTCCGCGAACGCTGCGCCATTGTCGCTGCCACTTCATCACATCCCGGCGCAGATTGCTGATCTGGCGCTGACGTTCGTCATTTTGCATCCGTGCGACGAGCAACTCACTCACTTCAGCCATGAGCCGGTCCAGCTTCCGCACCGCCACCCGTAAGGATTCTTCTCCTGGGCCTAGCACCATCGTCATCGTGGTAGAAGATGCGGTTTTATCGTTTTCTGGTGGCAGTGGCTCTGACGAGACGATAGGAGGCGGTTCGCTCACCTCAACAGGTTCTGTAGGCGGCAACGCATCCACAGTGATGATGGGCATTTCCTGGCTGTGTTGGGCATGATTGCCATTGCTGGATTGAGTATCCTCGACTTTGATCCCAGCGGCCTGTCGCAAATTCTCGATGACAGTTTCGATGACTTCGTCGGAGAGTGTGTCGTCAGCCTCATCTGCGCCTTCAAGGGCGCTGCTGATAAGATCAAGGCCATCATAAAGTGTATCGGCAACATCCGGCGTCAGGGTGAGCGTGCCAGCCAGCACACGGTTGAGGACCTCTTCCATGTGATGGCCGACTGTCTCGATCATAGCATAGCCGACGGCCCGTGCTGCGCCTTTCATACTATGGGCGACGCGGTTCATCTCCCGGATGAGGCCATAACGCTCCTCGCCCTGCGTCATTTCTACGCGTAAGAGACCATCATTCAACACCTGAAGATAGTCGGTGACTTCTTCGCGGAAGATTTGCAGCAGTTTCTGGTCGGTCGTCATGTGTTTACAAGTACCCGTATTGCCCTTAGCGAACAGGCTCGTTCTCGATGATATTTAGGAAAGCGCTCCAATCGACATATGCACCATCAACCTGATTATCAAATGTGATGGTGAAGGAGCCGCTCATCGGTACTTCTACCAATGGCTGCACAAAGTTATAACCGTTCCCACAATTATAACGATTGCCATCAATCAGGATGACGGTATGGGAGGAACCCGTCCCAACGCAGCCAATAGAAAGGTAGAAATCCGCGTTTTCTGCATATTGTGTGTTGGT
The Phototrophicus methaneseepsis DNA segment above includes these coding regions:
- a CDS encoding response regulator, producing MLEVLLVEDSKTQAAQIAEMLESVGLRVRVAYDGPDGLREAMENPPALVVLDVKLPTMDGFQVCRRLKRNPGTQDIPVIMLTEKAGPKATMSGLRAGADDYIPKDIFASEHLIETLQELGLLEE
- a CDS encoding sugar phosphate nucleotidyltransferase; the encoded protein is MSDTPILIILAGGASSRMWPLREKSFLRFGEEPLLISQLRRFESLGFHEAIIVGNPDNEDLIREMLASLKDDMHVQVAIQPEATGMGDAILRTEPLLGEADRAIYINQVHDVVDDALHINMLQRYRADKQATYLAGCEMDHYFPGGYLVVDEEGRISSIVEKPGAGNEPSNLVSFVAHIHSSAAKLYDAIRTEYASNKPGDDHYERAMDALMKASPYFVVPYKGRWDALKYPWHTLSIMDAFLSQIKGQEVAGDAYIAPTASIIGDVVICSGAKIFPGAAVVGPAYIGRNTVVGNNAMVRSSMVLDHCNVGFTTEVARSYVADGCQMHACRVLDSVFAENVNFSAGCTTANLRIDHGPVPSMVKGQRVDSGRDKLGAIIGENAFLGVDVMTMPGVKVGANASIGPGTHLHEDVKDGQRVYVKQEVIVIDPE
- a CDS encoding chemotaxis protein CheW; amino-acid sequence: MTTSMATEKTTDIALLTFMLAGRRYAMCVTDVVEVSAIVALNEAPGAQAGLLGIANRHGTPLPVYDLRLLMQMGARQVSVDSLFIVCKAYQAHVGLIVDEIQQVIYVPRHAISSVAGAAPAFEEVASYENALIQLIAPGPLLAPLMSSTQERQPPPSEDGRAGVSV
- a CDS encoding response regulator; its protein translation is MKQRKNERILIVAKDEILRDQLSDTLTEAGGYATVEAVNFEEALSEILLTDFDLVITEAELPDLSGMDLLAVVGGLRPNARVIVIDDDLSARSAVAVFRLGAVDYLYKPLNMTFVLMQIERQLEIKRALNGHQQVEEAPNNEHLARDRAKRLDPRTRPVALVLSRNQFKRINVELNRLLGHVKAGFVGLIDSEGNMVGAAGTLDDYDLQILTQALSIDHSAQQSLASLLEETKFHSTYFEGDLNGVYIIEFGGPYTVSLAVICNADVKAGMVWLYSKRTAAIIDEILQGIPQPRNLPTVEE
- a CDS encoding hybrid sensor histidine kinase/response regulator, producing MTTDQKLLQIFREEVTDYLQVLNDGLLRVEMTQGEERYGLIREMNRVAHSMKGAARAVGYAMIETVGHHMEEVLNRVLAGTLTLTPDVADTLYDGLDLISSALEGADEADDTLSDEVIETVIENLRQAAGIKVEDTQSSNGNHAQHSQEMPIITVDALPPTEPVEVSEPPPIVSSEPLPPENDKTASSTTMTMVLGPGEESLRVAVRKLDRLMAEVSELLVARMQNDERQRQISNLRRDVMKWQRQWRSVRGAYIRMMRREQEPGSHLSSEVVTLIRFMENNERSLSQMARQLAQLDQRVAQDNMQLTALADMLQNDVASLRMMPFEAITGSFHRMVRDIAREQSKEIDLHIEGAKVEIDKTVLDALKDPLVHLLRNAVDHGLEDTHTRAINGKSPTGHLSLKVLQRGSEIVIVISDDGRGFDVARIKKKALQMGLISIAELETLSDVDARMLVFHSGFSTNDQVTAISGRGLGMDIVRTRIEGLRGRIEVESISGESTTITLHVPVSLTRIRGVLLHLGEETYAVPSVMVNRMESLPRTAIYTAEGKEMVVLNEHPMPLVKLGDLLSTPGSAERGDVVNVIVLQLAERMVAFEVDGLYSEMELVLTPLGKELANLYFIAGAALLGSGEVLLVLDANDLVRRATGMMLGAKRAPRGLPHKNVPERLRVLIVDDSITTRTLEKNILEAVGFDVQVAIHGQQAWEMLAESQPDVIISDVEMPYLTGLELARLVKSHPHTRNIPFVLLTSLTKPAQREAGLQAGADAYLVKSRFDQQELLETIQSVL
- the cheB gene encoding chemotaxis-specific protein-glutamate methyltransferase CheB, yielding MVNITRVLVADDSPTQRQYLTDLIDEVPDLRVIGHAGNGLEAIALAQSLHPDIISMDIKMPRTDGLEATRQIMSQKPIPVVVVSGLLEDDIELSFKALDSGAIAVLPKPGSRNHPNFDQQRQQLITTLRAMSKVKVVARRERFQQSLTASTPLAMRAQPEIIAIGTSTGGPRALHQLLTNLPTNLHVPVVVVQHMPHEFIPGLARWLSHVTPLEVTVAQQGQELRAGQVIIAPGTHHLCVERHGLKLVARLSEEEYGQLYKPSVDVLFKSIVASCGPAAVGVIMTGMGNDGALGLLAMRERGAYTFSQDEYSSTVFGMPAAAIRVGAVEKAVSLSNLPSEIVKVL